In Carassius gibelio isolate Cgi1373 ecotype wild population from Czech Republic chromosome B4, carGib1.2-hapl.c, whole genome shotgun sequence, one DNA window encodes the following:
- the ucmaa gene encoding upper zone of growth plate and cartilage matrix associated a isoform X1, with product MAGTHTVLLTLLPTVLILIVLAGVESAAVKDVKDSKAQAGASKRVFVPASDASNVLKRRGRRSPRTYEEYYAEQRVKMAANEQRRERLEEQSNEYENYLEEERDEQYERTREKNEQWREFHYDGQYPRYPHHRRYE from the exons ATGGCTGGGACTCATACTGTCCTGCTCACACTGCTGCCCACTGTCCTCATTCTAATTG TGTTGGCTGGGGTTGAAAGTGCAGCTGTTAAAGATGTAAAAGACAGTAAAGCACAAG CAGGAGCATCTAAACGAGTTTTCGTGCCAGCGTCTGATGCCTCAAACGTCTTGAAACGCCGCGGTCGCAGATCCCCAAGAACTTATGAAGAGTATTATG CGGAGCAGAGGGTGAAGATGGCTGCAAACGAGCAAAGGAGAGAGCGCTTAGAGGAACAAAGCAACGAATACGAGAACTATTTAGAGGAGGAGCGCGATG AACAGTACGAGAGGACCAGAGAGAAAAATGAGCAGTGGAGAGAGTTCCACTATGATGGGCAATACCCACGGTACCCTCACCACCGCCGCTATGAATGA
- the ucmaa gene encoding upper zone of growth plate and cartilage matrix associated a isoform X2: MAGTHTVLLTLLPTVLILIVLAGVESAAVKDVKDSKAQGASKRVFVPASDASNVLKRRGRRSPRTYEEYYAEQRVKMAANEQRRERLEEQSNEYENYLEEERDEQYERTREKNEQWREFHYDGQYPRYPHHRRYE, translated from the exons ATGGCTGGGACTCATACTGTCCTGCTCACACTGCTGCCCACTGTCCTCATTCTAATTG TGTTGGCTGGGGTTGAAAGTGCAGCTGTTAAAGATGTAAAAGACAGTAAAGCACAAG GAGCATCTAAACGAGTTTTCGTGCCAGCGTCTGATGCCTCAAACGTCTTGAAACGCCGCGGTCGCAGATCCCCAAGAACTTATGAAGAGTATTATG CGGAGCAGAGGGTGAAGATGGCTGCAAACGAGCAAAGGAGAGAGCGCTTAGAGGAACAAAGCAACGAATACGAGAACTATTTAGAGGAGGAGCGCGATG AACAGTACGAGAGGACCAGAGAGAAAAATGAGCAGTGGAGAGAGTTCCACTATGATGGGCAATACCCACGGTACCCTCACCACCGCCGCTATGAATGA